Proteins from a single region of Engystomops pustulosus chromosome 5, aEngPut4.maternal, whole genome shotgun sequence:
- the GMNN gene encoding geminin: MQSNKKSRTDMDRPSISIKNFFTDKACENAQRRTLKVIQPSATGQLVGRTTETKNSTKRKLWNDQITSKKAKVEVAVDPEQSENTDCTNEAYDLMVKENPTSQYWKELAEERRRALYEVLQENEKLHSQIELKDGEIARLKQENDELLELAGHVQYMANLIERLTGSAPQSLEDLKNLDLEEARCEDEADLEDQQSSLSSSMEHEYDDDA, translated from the exons ATGCAGTCTAACAAGAAATCCCGAACTGATATGGACAGACCATCCATCTCCATCAAG AATTTCTTTACTGATAAGGCATGTGAAAATGCCCAAAGGAGGACCCTTAAGGTGATTCAACCCTCTGCCACTGGTCAACTTGTTGGGCGTACTACAGAG ACCAAAAACTCAACAAAAAGAAAGCTATGGAATGATCAGATCACCTCAAAAAAGGCAAAAGTTGAAGTTGCTGTTGACCCGGAACAAAGTGAGAATACAGATTGTACAAACGAAGCTTATGACCTCATGGTGAAAG AAAATCCTACATCTCAGTACTGGAAGGAGCTTGCAGAGGAAAGGAGAAGGGCGCTCTATGAAGTACTACAGGAGAATGAGAAG CTGCATAGTCAAATTGAGCTTAAGGATGGGGAGATTGCACGGCTAAAACAAGAAAATGATGAACTCTTAGAACTAGCAGGACATGTGCAATACATGGCAAACTTAATAGAG aGGCTTACTGGAAGTGCACCTCAAAGTCTTGAAGACTTGAAGAACTTGGACTTGGAAGAGGCCAGATGTGAAGATGAAGCAGACCTGGAGGATCAGCAGTCAAGTTTATCTTCCAGTATGGAACATGAATATGATGATGATGCATAA